The Entelurus aequoreus isolate RoL-2023_Sb linkage group LG03, RoL_Eaeq_v1.1, whole genome shotgun sequence genome contains the following window.
atacaaATATGAACATGCTACCTTTTTAGATCATTCTACGTTTTTTCTCTCTAATTAGACCGCCATTCACCTTACAGCTTtactatgaattgattaacgtggacttaaacaagttgaaaaacttattcgggtgttaccatttagtggtcaattgtacggaatatgtactatactgtgcaacctactaataaaagtttcaatcaaccaaaaaaaaaaaacagtcatataacttggtatgtgacacatgctaactgatagcatgctaacgttagcttgctagcatgctaactttttgcgctagttttgcaaccgtttaccccagagtcatgtaacttggtacgtgacacttgtaaactgttagcatgcaatcgtaagcatgctaacattaaagtgctaactttctttgctaaatgtacacatttttctcaaattccccagccatacaccatgaattgattaacgtggaccccgacttaaacaagttgaaaaacctattggggtgttaccatttagtggtcaattgtacggaatatgtactgtactgtgcaatctactaatacaagtttcaatcaatcaatctatcaatacaccttagagcagtgtttttcaaccttttttgagccaaggcacattttttccgttgaaaaaatccggaggcacaccaccagcagaactcattaaaaaacgaaactcagttgacagtaaaaagtcgcaattgttggatatgactttaaaccataaccaagcatacatcaatatagctcttgtctcaaagtaggtgtactgtcaccacctgtcacatcacgccgtgacttattttgagttgtttgctgttttcctgtgtctcgtgttttagttcttgtcttacgctcctattttggtggctttttctctttttttggtattttcctgtagcagtttcatgtcttcctttgagcgatatttcccacatctactttgttttagcaaacgaGAATATTTcggttgttttcatccttctttgtggggacattgttgattgtcatgtcatgttcggatgtacattgtggacgccgtctttgctccacagtaagtctttgctgtcgtccagcattctgtttttgtttactttgcagccagttcagttttagttttgttctgcatagccatccctaagcttcaatgctttttctaaggggcattcaccttttgtttatttttggtttaagcattagatacctttttacctgctcactgcctcccgctgtttccgacatctacaaagcaattagctaccggctgccacctactgatatggaagagtattacacagttactctgcctagctgtagacaacaccgacactcaacaacaacacataatttgcagactataattacgggtttgcaaaaaatatttttaacccaaataggtgaaactagatcatctcccacggcacaccagactgtatctcacagtggttgaaaaacactgccttagagtcatataacttggtatgtgacaccagCTAACTATTATCgtgctcacgttagcttgctagcatgctaacattagcatgctaacttttttttttagctagttttgcaaccgtttcacCCAGGGTCATaacacttggtatgtgacacttgttacctgttagcatgcaaacgatagcatgctagcaagctaacttaagcatgctgactttttcttcttctttttttttctatttccgcagccatatacCTTTGAGTCGtaaaacttggtatatgaaacatgctgactgttatcatgctatcgttagcacacatgctacgtgttataattttttgtgtaaacatgctactgctttaggctagctctgtggctccTTTTGTACAGTgaaactcacggattcagacactcggcaccatctaataagtatgGCAGATTCCGGCGACCCCCAGCTAGAGGTatagggcacagatagcaggcccatcaaaatttccgtggGAATTCTTTAGTTAAATACTGTTTTTCTgttgttaattttatttttttttagatttcacAAAACACACGATGGTGTCTATGAATAAGATATtatatcaaaacaaaaaaagccattagctacctgctgccacctactgctatggaagagtattacacggttactctgccgagctctagacagcaccgacactcaacaacggcacattatttgcggattataattactggtttgcaaaaaatatttttaacccaattaggtgaaatgacataatctcgcacggcacaccagactgtatctcacggcacaccccCGTCCTAACATCTTAAATTACATACTGTAACTGTTGCATTCATTGTAACCCACATTTTCTAGATATTCTGGCCAGGGTTTgtttatttactcaactgcagagggtACTGGGTATCTATTAGTGTTAGTAgtaaggaaaaaaaatgtatattttagcaTCACTTTCTCTTTACTTCATCTTTACAAATGCCATGTTTGGTGTCTTCAACTGCACTGGAAGATTGGCGTCTTTTTGAAATATTACTGGACTTGTGGCAAAGGAAGACATGTCTGCAGTTGCTGTTTGATGTGTGTCCACGAAACAAAAGGCAGCGCTGTTAGTCGTCAGCCTCCAGTGGCTCGTAGCGAGGCCAGACCAGTGTGGGTTCGGTTGTCCACATGAACACAGAAGCACTTTGTCTGCTGCACATTTTTAATGAAAAACTCCTAAGTGGAGTCTCATTGCCAGGTGACCCGAACTGCCCCCCACTGGATGTATATATGAGATAATAATACGGCATTGGGTAACGCTACACTGCCATACTATCTTCAGATGAAGGAAGGATTATACTGAACACTCTCCTCCCCTCGGATTCCCGCTTCACTGACTCTTTGTTTGGGTTCCCTGCAATGAAATCCACCTGCTCCCCACTCCCTGTTGCAATACAAGGATTATCTTAAGTCTCCCAAACAGAGTGGACATGGCGCTTTTAGGGAGAACTGCAGCTCTCCTGCTCTTTTTGCTCTTCTCCTCGCATCTTCTTTGCGTTCACTGTGTCTCCCATCAAAAAGCGACAGGTAGGACCCCCTTGTTAGCACAGCATGTGTTAGTGGACTCACCTTTTTGAATGACCCTGCTGTTTGTGCCCAGTGTCGTGGTGTGTGATATCGGACGCGGAGGAGCAGAAGTGCACGGATCTGGCCGGGAACGCCACAGCTCGGAATGTCAGAGGGAACTTGCGATGCGTTCGAGGCCTGGACACCAGGGACTGCATGGAGAAAATTAaagtatgtataaaaaaaaatgcaatagaaTAAAATTAGTTTGCATTTAATGATACAATGTTGTgctattttaaataataatattcattatTACTCAATAGGATTCAATGTTTTCACATTTGAAATGTGAAattataactttgttttttgttttgaactACCGGTATTTAAACATAtgaactagtgtgtgaatgttgtctgtctatctgtgttagccctgcgatgaggtggcgacttgtccatggtgtaccctgccttacgcccgaatgcagctgaaataggttccagcaccccccgcgaccccgaaagggacaagcggtagaaaatggatggatatatatatatacacatatacctgtatatacacatacacacacatatatatatatacacatacttatatatgtatatacatatacatatatataaacagtatagatatagatatatatatatatgtatttatatatatatatatatatatataccgtatatacagtatgtatgttataaCATatatctatgttagctacctatctttgtttataatgtatattttctgctggatctactctttttatgctgccctttttttgctcCAGTGGTTttcaacaatttcccttgtggatcattaaattttgtctaagtctaagtatatatatatatatatatatatatatatatatatatatatatatatatatatatatatatatatatatatatatatatatatatatatatatatacatatgtgtgtgtgtgtgtatatatatgtatatatatatatatatatatatatatatatatatatatatatatatatatatacatgtgtgtgtatatatatatatatatatatatatatatatatatatatatatatatatatatatatatatatatatatacatacagtatatacatatacatatatatatatatacatacagtatatacatatatatatatatttatacatacagtatatacatatatatatatatatatacatacatacagtatatacatatatatgttagtagtaaaaaaaaggaatattttaGCACTTTCTCTTTAAATTTCAATGTAAacatcagctttacagatgctatatatttatatatatacagtatatatatatatatatatatatatatacatatatatatatatatacatatgtgtgtgtgtatatatatatatatatatatatacacatacagtatatacatatatatgttagtAGTAGAAAAAAGGAATATTTTAGCACTTTCTCTTTAAATTTCAATGTAAacatcagctttacagatgctatatatttatatatatatatatatacagtatatatacagtatatatatatatatatatacatacatacagtatatacatatatatgttagtAGTAAAAAAAGGAATATTTTAGCACTTTCTCTTTAAATTTCAATGTAAacatcagctttacagatgctatatatttatatatatatatatacagtatatatatatatatatatacatatgtgtgtgtgtatatatatacatatatatatatatacatacagtatatacatatatatgttagtagtaaaaaaaaaggaatattttaACACTTTCTCTTTAAATTTCAATGTAAacatcagctttacagatgctatatatttatatatatacagtatatatatatatatatatatatatatatatatatatatatatatatatatatatatatatatatatatatatatatatatatatatatatatgcatactgcatatatatgtatatatatatatatatatatgcatacatatatatatatgtggtttaTTATTCAGTAAAAAGTAAATGTTATTTGACTTACATTTTTTGcgtttattttcaagacaaacatgtTTTTTGGTGCGTTTTAAAGCTAAAACCTGTTAAATTTGTTGTCTTTCAATGTAAAATTGGTGAGTTTTTAAATTTAGtgtgttaattaaaaaaaaaaaaagttaattgtatttgttgcctttattttaaactttaaaaaaacaaacaaattgttttCATTTTAGAACGGGAGCGCCGACGCAGCCTCCATGTTTGCAGACGACATCTACGCTGCAGGTCTGTGTCACGGCCTGGAGGTGTCAGCAGGGGAGTCCCTCAATGGAGTGGGTGAGTTTACAGCTCATAGCTCATCTAATTCTTattgattcatttttatttcaatgTATTTCTCCTGCAGATGGTGTCAGCTACTATGTGGTGGCGCTTGCCCGTCGCTCCTCCTCCGACTTGTCCTTGCTGGAGATGCATGAACGCAGCTCCTGCCACCCTGGCATGCGCACCACTGTGGGCTGGACTGTTCCCATCGGCTACCTGGTCAACACCTCGCAGATCGGCGTCGGGGAGCAGTGCAACTTTCCTCGCTGTATGCTTCCCCGTTCCCTAAATATTGTACCGACAGATTATCTCTCATCGACACAAGTGTTTGCTCTCCTCGCGTGTTCCACCAGCCGTGGGCAACTTCTTTGGTTACAGCTGCGTGCCCGGTGTCAAGGACCCCCAGCACGACCCCAGAGGCAACAACCCCAAGAACCTGTGCGAGGCCTGCATAGGCGACGAGAATGACAGACACATCTGTGCAAGCAACCCCCAAGAGCGCCACTACGGAGAGGCGGGGGCGCTGAGGTAGTTTTCTTTTTACGCTTTTGTCTTATTTCATTGATAAGTTGCAATACACACTATTAATCAAAAGTTTGGGGACATTTTCCAATGTTATTGAATGAGACAGCGTCTCAAAATTTTTGACTGGATTTTGTGTATTTCAACAAGCACTTTTCTATACTACTGAACAGTGATGGGTCAAACGACACTGAAGCATCGATGCATTACGACAggagtccccaacctttttttgcaccaggaaccggtttaatgtaggcattatttccacatgtggcagataaatatagcaaataagtgcatgaaaaatgaatacatgaacaaACTCATTAgtggaattagtgggagcccctggccttttccctttgcaaaaaagctctccatagacttttgtttttttgctcgtTTTTGCTCGTCGTGggcttttttttttggctttagtatctgatgggttataggtgatacatcacat
Protein-coding sequences here:
- the otomp gene encoding otolith matrix protein 1; its protein translation is MALLGRTAALLLFLLFSSHLLCVHCVSHQKATVSWCVISDAEEQKCTDLAGNATARNVRGNLRCVRGLDTRDCMEKIKNGSADAASMFADDIYAAGLCHGLEVSAGESLNGVDGVSYYVVALARRSSSDLSLLEMHERSSCHPGMRTTVGWTVPIGYLVNTSQIGVGEQCNFPRSVGNFFGYSCVPGVKDPQHDPRGNNPKNLCEACIGDENDRHICASNPQERHYGEAGALRCVAENLGDVAFVKHTTVFDNLDGRNQESWALDLEAEDMKLLCPDGTEAELEEYTRCHLAAVPADGVVVRVEDKCRVWKYLERLQNVFGNATEGFSLFSSAGYADSNVLFSDSAHHLLRVLGGFTSWLGHSYTSALQAFECEGFC